A single region of the Microcella sp. genome encodes:
- a CDS encoding carbohydrate ABC transporter permease, producing MNRVFGDRKTVLILLLPALGTYVLLKVVPSAWSLGLSFFSGNTLRGFTFVGFDNFATFATDTRAIHSLWISVSFAVIVTIAQVTFGYLLALMYVFILRKGSAFVRTAVFFPMVLPTVAVALLFRSFVAVGQNQGPINDLLNAFGFDSVEFLASTIGTMTVAIVMSLWSSMGFYAVLLYTGLLDIPEEVIESARIDGASGLRLVRHIIIPLSMPILLASVIFSLNSTLKVFDSLLALNNGGPGTTTAPLTLFMYRTAFEYADYGYGSMLALVLTVLCLVFTLAVFRSSSKRVED from the coding sequence ATGAACCGAGTATTCGGAGATCGCAAGACGGTTCTCATCTTGCTGCTTCCCGCACTGGGCACGTACGTACTGCTGAAGGTGGTGCCGAGCGCGTGGTCGCTGGGTCTCTCGTTCTTCTCAGGCAACACTCTGCGCGGCTTCACGTTCGTCGGCTTCGACAACTTCGCGACCTTCGCCACTGACACCCGCGCGATTCACTCGCTGTGGATCAGCGTCTCGTTCGCGGTGATCGTCACGATTGCGCAAGTGACCTTCGGCTACCTGCTGGCCCTCATGTACGTCTTCATCCTGCGCAAGGGCTCGGCCTTCGTGCGCACTGCGGTGTTCTTTCCGATGGTGCTGCCCACCGTCGCGGTCGCCCTGCTCTTCCGCAGCTTCGTCGCCGTCGGCCAGAACCAGGGCCCCATCAACGATCTGCTCAACGCCTTCGGGTTCGACAGCGTCGAGTTTCTCGCCTCGACGATCGGCACCATGACGGTGGCCATCGTCATGTCGCTCTGGAGCTCGATGGGCTTCTACGCCGTCTTGCTCTACACCGGCCTGCTCGACATTCCTGAAGAGGTCATCGAGTCAGCGCGCATCGACGGTGCCAGCGGGCTGCGACTCGTGCGGCACATCATCATTCCGCTCTCGATGCCCATTCTTCTGGCGTCGGTGATCTTCAGCCTCAATTCGACGCTCAAGGTCTTCGACAGCCTCCTCGCCCTCAACAACGGCGGCCCTGGCACGACCACGGCCCCCCTCACGCTCTTCATGTACCGCACCGCGTTCGAATATGCCGACTACGGCTACGGCAGCATGCTCGCGCTCGTCCTGACCGTGCTGTGCCTCGTGTTCACACTCGCCGTCTTCCGGTCGTCGAGCAAGCGAGTGGAGGACTGA
- a CDS encoding RuBisCO large subunit C-terminal-like domain-containing protein, with translation MSAQHVLATYEIETSLPLEHAAEALAGEQSTGTFIRVQRESDDLRARFAAQVVSLDELPLSGQTPLPGFRGDAHAVRRARLVIRFPLDNFGPSLPNLLAAVAGNLFELREMAGIKLIDLDLPRAFAERYPGPAFGVPGTRRLMSRDSGAMIGTIIKPSIGLAPSELAEVVDELVGAGIDFIKDDELQANGPHAPLEERIKAVMPVIERHADRTGKKAMYAFNITDDISRLERNHDLVLENGGTCIMVCANLVGLPGLAFVREKSALPIHAHRAMLGALMRSPQLGFGYTAWQKLARLAGADHLHTNGPRNKFYESDPEVFNSIADVRRPLLDFESTVPVLSSGQWAGLAHETYAAVDTTDLLVMAGGGIHGHPDGAVAGVESMRTAWDAAVSGEDFASALSRSVPLRRAVEALGGIRA, from the coding sequence ATGAGCGCCCAGCATGTTCTCGCCACCTACGAGATCGAAACCTCGCTGCCTCTCGAGCACGCCGCCGAAGCTCTGGCCGGCGAGCAATCGACTGGCACCTTCATTCGGGTTCAGCGCGAGAGTGACGACCTGCGAGCGCGCTTCGCGGCCCAGGTCGTGTCGCTCGACGAGCTGCCGCTGTCGGGCCAGACCCCGCTGCCCGGCTTCAGAGGCGACGCCCACGCGGTGCGCCGCGCGCGGCTCGTCATTCGCTTCCCGCTCGACAACTTCGGGCCATCGCTTCCCAACCTGTTGGCAGCTGTTGCGGGCAACCTGTTCGAACTGCGCGAGATGGCTGGCATCAAGCTCATCGACCTCGATCTTCCGAGAGCGTTCGCAGAGCGGTACCCGGGCCCCGCCTTCGGCGTGCCGGGCACTCGTCGACTCATGTCGCGCGACTCGGGAGCCATGATCGGCACGATCATCAAGCCGAGCATCGGCTTGGCTCCGAGTGAGCTCGCCGAGGTGGTCGACGAACTCGTCGGTGCGGGCATCGACTTCATCAAAGATGACGAACTGCAGGCGAATGGGCCGCATGCGCCGCTCGAAGAGCGCATCAAGGCGGTGATGCCCGTCATCGAGCGGCACGCTGACCGCACGGGCAAGAAGGCCATGTACGCCTTCAACATCACCGACGACATCTCACGGCTCGAGCGCAATCACGACCTGGTTCTCGAGAACGGCGGCACGTGCATCATGGTGTGCGCGAACCTCGTCGGCCTGCCGGGGCTCGCGTTCGTGCGAGAGAAGTCTGCCTTGCCCATTCACGCGCACCGTGCGATGCTCGGTGCCCTCATGCGTTCACCTCAGCTGGGCTTCGGCTACACGGCCTGGCAGAAGCTTGCTCGCCTCGCCGGCGCAGATCACCTGCATACGAACGGCCCGCGCAACAAGTTCTATGAGAGCGACCCAGAGGTGTTCAACTCGATCGCCGACGTGCGCCGACCACTGCTCGACTTCGAGTCGACGGTTCCGGTGCTGTCGTCGGGGCAGTGGGCGGGCCTCGCTCACGAGACCTACGCGGCCGTCGACACGACCGACCTCTTGGTCATGGCGGGCGGTGGCATTCACGGCCACCCCGATGGCGCGGTTGCCGGGGTCGAGAGCATGCGCACGGCGTGGGACGCCGCGGTGAGCGGCGAAGACTTCGCAAGTGCTCTCAGCAGGTCGGTGCCCTTGCGGCGAGCAGTGGAGGCGCTGGGCGGCATTCGTGCCTGA
- a CDS encoding ABC transporter substrate-binding protein: MNIRHSRRLTLAAGLSLALVVPLAACAETSEPGGDDTLSNLESFTVLSANENENLRNQLDALAANQCAAENEVLPLEHQTTAQADTVQTITLRASQGALPAHFIAGTAQVRPSGDLGQANLVLDLEQALTEAGAWGNVLPAAASTVKNVYGHMVSLPYQYNIEGIWYNKAIFEEVGISEPQTFDELIAASDALLAAGYQPFAMPGSANWPLTRLMGMYIHRNVGPEAMIDVRDGNRELTEPEYLAGAQALADMAAAGYFGEGFISTEPAAANAAFLSGQAAMKYDGSWFLSNINNAEENQIGAENVGLMPFPGVSGGAGDINHWAANAGTAHAVNPETYDSRVADWLVCITENYGAQALESAGVISGFAVNSDVTGVPATTAAVQETITTIEQTVLWFEALFDSESNSLASSNVSLLTTGQMTPEQYMTELQSSLDSNR, translated from the coding sequence ATGAATATCCGACACAGCCGCCGGCTCACGCTCGCGGCAGGTCTCTCTCTCGCTCTGGTCGTGCCGCTCGCTGCGTGCGCCGAGACCAGCGAACCAGGTGGCGACGACACCCTGAGCAACCTCGAGTCGTTCACGGTGCTCAGTGCCAACGAGAACGAGAACCTGCGCAACCAGCTCGACGCTCTCGCGGCGAACCAGTGCGCAGCCGAAAACGAGGTGCTGCCGCTCGAGCACCAGACCACTGCGCAGGCCGACACCGTGCAGACCATCACGCTGCGCGCGAGCCAGGGCGCACTGCCCGCTCACTTCATCGCCGGCACCGCACAGGTTCGCCCGAGCGGCGACCTGGGGCAGGCCAACCTCGTGCTCGACCTCGAGCAGGCTCTGACCGAGGCGGGCGCGTGGGGCAACGTGCTTCCGGCCGCTGCGTCGACCGTGAAGAACGTCTACGGTCACATGGTCTCGCTGCCGTACCAATACAACATCGAAGGCATCTGGTACAACAAGGCGATCTTCGAAGAGGTGGGCATCTCTGAGCCCCAGACCTTCGACGAGCTCATCGCGGCAAGCGACGCTCTGCTGGCCGCCGGCTACCAGCCGTTCGCCATGCCGGGTTCGGCCAACTGGCCCTTGACTCGACTGATGGGCATGTACATCCACCGCAACGTCGGCCCCGAGGCCATGATCGACGTGCGCGACGGAAACCGCGAGCTCACCGAGCCCGAGTACCTGGCTGGCGCGCAAGCGCTCGCCGACATGGCAGCGGCCGGCTACTTCGGTGAAGGCTTCATCTCGACTGAGCCCGCAGCCGCCAACGCGGCGTTCTTGTCGGGGCAGGCCGCCATGAAGTACGACGGATCGTGGTTCTTGAGCAACATCAACAACGCTGAAGAGAACCAGATCGGCGCCGAGAACGTGGGCCTCATGCCGTTCCCCGGTGTCAGCGGCGGCGCAGGCGACATCAACCACTGGGCTGCCAACGCCGGCACCGCGCACGCGGTGAACCCCGAGACCTACGACTCGCGGGTTGCCGACTGGCTCGTCTGCATCACCGAGAACTACGGTGCGCAGGCTCTCGAGAGCGCCGGGGTCATCTCGGGCTTCGCGGTGAACTCAGACGTGACGGGCGTGCCTGCCACGACCGCCGCCGTGCAAGAGACCATCACCACGATCGAGCAGACCGTACTCTGGTTCGAGGCGCTCTTCGACTCAGAGTCGAACTCGCTCGCGTCGTCGAACGTGTCGTTGCTGACGACCGGGCAGATGACGCCCGAGCAGTACATGACCGAGTTGCAGTCGAGCCTCGACTCGAACCGATAG
- a CDS encoding four-carbon acid sugar kinase family protein → MPESTVAYYGDDLTGSVDVLLQFALEGWTGRLFVGRPDADRLRAAAEAVDVVGIAGIARSLPTERLDDEVRPALTALRELEPAIVQYKACSTADSSPEIGSLGRVAEIAGSVFGGDAVPALFAQPDFGRYTVFGHHFAAEAGRVYRLDRQPTMSTHPSTPMNESDLTVHLAHQTALPVESISVTEIGDSRAFAERLTREHSVLVIDAVTDEHLLLIGDALWRRAELSSPLFVIGSGGLSSALARSRSRLASTSPPLGALPDGDGPVLVVSGSRSPRTREQVEHARDAGWSILTLETHAAEATALSARVIAELTAGRDVVVSAEGARLDLETGVPPLEQIAEASARIVRDAVHATATRRVIVCGGDTSGRVTAGLGIASLRIGANPIGNVVVCIAEAEASPVDGLQLLLKGGQVGPVDLFTRIKHLDAP, encoded by the coding sequence GTGCCTGAGAGCACCGTCGCCTACTACGGTGATGACCTCACCGGCAGCGTCGACGTGCTGCTGCAGTTCGCCCTCGAGGGCTGGACGGGTCGACTGTTCGTCGGGCGGCCAGACGCTGACCGCTTGCGCGCGGCGGCCGAGGCCGTCGACGTGGTGGGCATCGCCGGCATCGCTCGGTCGCTGCCGACCGAGCGGCTCGATGACGAGGTGCGGCCAGCGCTGACCGCGCTTCGCGAGCTCGAGCCCGCGATCGTGCAGTACAAGGCCTGCTCGACGGCCGACTCGTCGCCCGAGATCGGCAGTCTCGGTCGCGTCGCCGAGATCGCCGGGTCGGTATTCGGGGGGGATGCTGTTCCGGCACTGTTCGCGCAGCCCGACTTCGGGCGGTACACCGTCTTCGGCCACCACTTCGCGGCCGAAGCGGGCCGCGTCTACCGGCTCGATCGCCAGCCGACCATGTCGACCCATCCCTCGACTCCCATGAACGAGTCGGATCTCACCGTGCACCTGGCTCACCAGACGGCTCTGCCCGTCGAGTCGATCAGTGTGACCGAGATCGGCGACTCGCGCGCATTCGCAGAACGCCTCACCCGCGAGCACTCGGTGCTCGTGATCGATGCGGTCACCGATGAGCACCTGCTGCTCATCGGCGACGCGCTCTGGCGTCGCGCGGAGCTGTCGTCACCCCTGTTCGTGATCGGCTCGGGCGGGCTCAGCTCGGCGCTCGCGCGGTCGCGTTCTCGACTCGCGAGCACCAGCCCGCCGCTCGGCGCTCTGCCCGACGGCGACGGCCCGGTGCTCGTGGTCTCGGGCAGCCGCTCGCCGCGCACGCGCGAGCAGGTCGAGCATGCGCGCGACGCCGGATGGAGCATCCTGACCCTCGAGACCCACGCTGCCGAGGCGACGGCCCTGAGCGCCCGCGTGATCGCAGAGCTCACCGCGGGTCGAGACGTGGTGGTGAGCGCCGAAGGTGCGCGCCTCGACCTCGAGACTGGCGTGCCGCCCCTCGAGCAGATCGCTGAGGCGTCGGCGCGCATCGTGCGCGACGCGGTGCACGCGACGGCGACACGGCGCGTGATCGTGTGCGGCGGCGACACCTCGGGCAGGGTCACAGCAGGGCTCGGCATCGCGTCGCTGCGCATCGGTGCGAACCCGATCGGCAACGTCGTCGTCTGCATCGCCGAGGCCGAGGCTAGCCCCGTCGACGGCCTGCAGCTGCTGCTCAAGGGCGGGCAGGTCGGCCCGGTCGATCTCTTCACGCGCATCAAGCACCTCGACGCACCGTAG
- a CDS encoding glycoside hydrolase family 2 TIM barrel-domain containing protein yields the protein MNDAYWERIGPSVGTRRPRADAPSDAPRLSLNGDWRFRLSPTTAGTGEEFLADDVDDAQWDAIAVPSHWVLEEITPLAGGPARSLRGDAEGPLYTNTALPIPLDPPRVPHENPTGDYRLAFDVPEGFGTHAVLRFRGVDSCAKAWLNGHELGHWTGSRLPAEFDVTVRPGRNVLCVRVHRWSIGTYLEDQDQWWLPGIFRDVDLLARPAAAIDDHHVHADFDPATGLGTLRVDVSVGDGSAARIAVPELSLDLDAGETASVPVHPWSADAPRLYRGTLSTRDETIELAIGFRRIEIADGVLLANGRPLRFRGVNRHEHHPRTGRTLDRATMVRDIELMKQHNIDAVRTSHYPPHPEFLSLCDEYGLWVVDECDLETHGFIYAGWQGNPPDEPEWYPMLAERLERMVHRDKNHPSVVMWSMANESGAGRGFEVLRESILSIDGSRPILYERDPSYRDSDLYAVMYPSLEALELIGRGDEPRPDGVSDDDDARRRTLPFVLVEYAHAMGNGPGSLQDYERIFDAHPRLSGGFIWEWIDHGFDRPDLPGERVMHGGDVDGYRPNGGRYCLDGLLFADRTPSPALAEVAKAFEPVRLTIDGGDLVLRNQRHARDTADLRVTCTLDRDGERLAQAELPMPAALAGGESRCALPTFDTEAAQGGEVWLTVEARTRDDAPWAAAGHVVAWAQHRMPDLELPAAPARAAPPPARTVTRRPSGDDGIALGGALFDRDSGRLLELGGAPVEGPWLDLFRAPTENDRGQGGRNDLAAVWTAVGLDRLVHRTERVTLTGESLEVVTRTGAAAHPHRVEHTASWRAIDGGLELTMRVEFKGPWSPTPHRARDIVVPRLGSRWRLPAGYTRVEWFGHGPGETYVDSIEGSRVGRYAADIDDLAVPYPTPQENGNRSRTRWLALEGLGVPALRIEGAPLIDVTARRHTSEQLADARSPLELRDSGHVWLNLDQRQQGLGSASVGPALPEQYRVPLEPAEWTIRLLA from the coding sequence GTGAACGACGCCTACTGGGAGCGCATCGGGCCGAGCGTCGGCACGCGCCGACCTCGCGCCGACGCCCCCAGTGATGCACCCCGGCTGAGCCTCAACGGCGACTGGCGCTTTCGGCTCAGCCCGACCACCGCGGGCACCGGCGAGGAGTTTCTCGCCGACGACGTCGACGACGCGCAGTGGGATGCCATCGCCGTGCCCTCGCACTGGGTGCTCGAAGAGATCACTCCCCTCGCTGGCGGCCCTGCACGCTCGTTGCGCGGCGACGCCGAGGGTCCGCTCTACACGAACACGGCGCTCCCGATTCCGCTCGACCCGCCTCGAGTGCCGCACGAGAACCCCACGGGCGACTACCGGCTCGCGTTCGACGTGCCCGAGGGCTTCGGCACGCACGCGGTGCTGCGCTTTCGCGGCGTCGACTCATGCGCCAAGGCCTGGCTCAACGGGCATGAGCTCGGTCACTGGACGGGTAGTCGGCTGCCCGCCGAGTTCGACGTCACGGTGCGGCCAGGCCGCAACGTGCTGTGCGTGCGCGTGCACCGCTGGTCGATCGGCACCTATCTCGAAGACCAAGATCAGTGGTGGCTACCCGGCATCTTCCGCGACGTCGACCTGCTCGCCCGGCCGGCGGCCGCCATCGACGATCACCACGTGCACGCCGACTTCGACCCCGCGACGGGCCTCGGCACGCTGCGCGTCGACGTGAGCGTCGGCGACGGCAGTGCGGCACGCATCGCGGTGCCCGAGCTGAGCCTCGATCTCGACGCTGGCGAGACAGCGAGCGTGCCGGTGCATCCGTGGAGCGCGGATGCTCCGCGCCTGTATCGCGGCACGCTCAGCACTCGCGACGAGACCATCGAGCTCGCCATCGGCTTCAGGCGCATCGAGATCGCCGACGGAGTGCTGCTCGCCAACGGCCGCCCGCTGCGCTTTCGCGGCGTCAACCGCCACGAGCATCACCCCCGCACGGGCCGCACGCTCGACCGCGCGACGATGGTGCGCGACATCGAGCTCATGAAGCAGCACAACATCGACGCCGTGCGCACGAGCCACTATCCCCCGCACCCCGAGTTTCTGAGCCTGTGCGACGAGTACGGCCTGTGGGTCGTCGACGAGTGCGACCTCGAGACCCACGGCTTCATCTACGCCGGCTGGCAGGGCAACCCGCCCGACGAGCCCGAGTGGTACCCGATGCTCGCCGAGCGACTCGAGCGCATGGTGCACCGCGACAAGAACCACCCGAGCGTCGTCATGTGGTCGATGGCGAACGAGAGCGGCGCGGGTCGCGGGTTCGAGGTGCTGCGCGAGAGCATCCTGAGCATCGACGGCAGCCGGCCGATTCTGTACGAACGCGACCCCAGCTATCGAGATTCTGACCTCTACGCCGTCATGTACCCCTCGCTCGAGGCGCTCGAGCTCATCGGCCGTGGCGACGAGCCGCGCCCCGACGGCGTGAGCGACGACGACGATGCCCGACGTCGAACGCTGCCGTTCGTGCTCGTCGAGTACGCGCACGCGATGGGCAACGGGCCGGGTTCGCTGCAGGATTACGAGCGAATCTTCGACGCCCACCCTCGCCTGAGCGGCGGATTCATCTGGGAATGGATCGACCACGGCTTCGACCGCCCCGACCTGCCGGGCGAACGGGTCATGCACGGCGGTGATGTCGACGGCTATCGGCCGAACGGCGGACGGTACTGCCTTGACGGCCTGCTCTTCGCCGACCGCACTCCGAGCCCTGCGCTCGCCGAAGTGGCGAAGGCCTTCGAGCCTGTGCGACTCACGATCGACGGCGGCGACCTCGTGCTGCGCAATCAACGGCACGCTCGCGACACCGCCGACCTTCGAGTGACCTGCACGCTTGACCGTGACGGCGAGCGGCTCGCGCAGGCAGAACTGCCGATGCCCGCCGCACTCGCCGGGGGCGAGTCTCGTTGTGCCCTGCCGACCTTCGACACCGAGGCGGCCCAGGGCGGCGAAGTCTGGCTGACCGTCGAGGCGCGCACGCGCGACGACGCCCCCTGGGCAGCGGCGGGTCACGTCGTCGCGTGGGCGCAGCACCGGATGCCCGACCTCGAGCTGCCCGCGGCGCCAGCACGTGCGGCGCCCCCGCCCGCGCGCACCGTCACCCGCCGACCGAGCGGTGACGACGGCATCGCCCTGGGTGGGGCGCTCTTCGACCGCGACAGCGGCCGGCTGCTCGAGCTCGGCGGCGCACCCGTCGAAGGCCCCTGGCTCGACCTGTTTCGCGCCCCCACCGAGAACGACCGCGGGCAGGGTGGCCGCAACGACCTCGCCGCGGTGTGGACGGCGGTGGGGCTCGACCGACTCGTGCACCGCACCGAGCGCGTCACCCTGACCGGCGAGAGCCTCGAGGTCGTGACCCGCACGGGCGCCGCCGCCCACCCGCACCGAGTCGAGCACACCGCGAGCTGGCGTGCCATCGACGGCGGGCTCGAGCTCACGATGCGCGTCGAGTTTAAGGGGCCGTGGAGCCCCACCCCGCACCGCGCGCGCGACATCGTCGTGCCACGGCTCGGCTCCCGGTGGCGACTGCCGGCCGGCTACACCCGAGTCGAGTGGTTCGGTCACGGGCCGGGCGAGACCTACGTCGACTCGATCGAGGGTTCGCGGGTCGGGCGCTACGCGGCCGACATCGACGACCTCGCGGTGCCCTACCCGACGCCCCAAGAGAACGGCAACCGCAGCCGCACGCGATGGCTCGCCCTCGAGGGGCTCGGCGTGCCTGCCCTGCGCATCGAAGGTGCACCGCTCATCGACGTCACCGCCAGACGGCACACCTCAGAGCAGCTCGCCGACGCGCGGTCACCCCTCGAGCTGCGCGACTCGGGTCACGTCTGGCTCAACCTCGACCAGCGCCAGCAGGGTCTCGGCTCGGCGTCTGTCGGGCCGGCGCTGCCCGAGCAGTACCGAGTGCCGCTCGAGCCCGCGGAGTGGACGATCAGGCTGCTCGCCTGA
- a CDS encoding aldo/keto reductase, translated as MTNAPRTLGASGLPVSAITLGTSGLGRDTRRGIDDADALALAAAMLTGPFRAIDTSNEYAGGRSEEVLGDALRQSTGDALPTIITKVDRDPETGAFDRDRVWRSFDESRERLGLERFELLHLHDPYTVTIDEALAPGGAVEGLRELKEQGLVRAIGIAAGPLPLLERFVDEGALDVLLSHNRFTIVDSDARELFEKARSLGMGVMNAAPFGGGILGAGRADRYGYREIDSSLQQWLDSARAVCARHGVELRTVALHHSLRSPLVDTTVVGISRPERMAELEAMAAAVPPDEVWSELADLGPAPSPFAGAGA; from the coding sequence ATGACGAATGCACCCCGCACCCTCGGCGCCTCAGGCCTGCCCGTGAGCGCCATCACGCTCGGAACCTCGGGCCTCGGGCGCGACACCCGTCGCGGCATCGATGACGCGGATGCCCTGGCCCTCGCCGCGGCGATGCTCACCGGCCCGTTCCGTGCGATCGACACGTCGAACGAGTACGCGGGCGGGCGCAGCGAAGAGGTGCTCGGCGATGCACTGCGGCAGTCGACCGGCGACGCCCTGCCGACGATCATCACCAAGGTCGACCGCGACCCCGAGACCGGCGCCTTCGATCGAGACCGGGTCTGGCGCTCGTTCGACGAGAGCCGCGAACGGCTCGGGCTCGAGCGGTTCGAACTGCTGCACCTGCACGACCCGTACACCGTCACGATCGACGAGGCGCTCGCCCCCGGCGGAGCGGTCGAGGGCCTGCGCGAGCTCAAGGAGCAGGGTCTCGTTCGAGCGATCGGCATCGCCGCAGGCCCGCTGCCGCTGCTCGAGCGATTCGTCGACGAGGGAGCCCTCGACGTGCTGCTGAGCCACAACCGGTTCACGATCGTCGACAGCGACGCCCGTGAGCTGTTCGAGAAGGCCCGCTCGCTCGGCATGGGCGTCATGAACGCGGCGCCCTTCGGTGGGGGCATTCTGGGGGCGGGTCGAGCAGATCGCTACGGCTACCGCGAGATCGACAGCAGCCTGCAGCAGTGGCTCGACTCGGCTCGCGCCGTGTGCGCGCGACACGGCGTCGAGCTGCGCACCGTGGCGTTGCACCATTCGCTGCGCTCGCCGCTCGTCGACACGACCGTCGTCGGCATCTCGCGGCCCGAGCGCATGGCCGAGCTCGAGGCCATGGCCGCTGCGGTGCCGCCCGACGAAGTGTGGAGCGAGCTCGCCGATCTCGGCCCCGCCCCCTCGCCTTTCGCCGGTGCCGGGGCGTGA
- a CDS encoding beta-L-arabinofuranosidase domain-containing protein, producing MPTTKQGRSGRTGSNATVRFSSGFWAGVQRRIGETTVPAMGNDLRDDSVSPAWRNFRIAAGLDEGAHAGPPFLDGDFYKWLEAALNEYEVRPTDALKSMIDESVELIASVQRDDGYLHTPTLIASRTAEGALALADRFHFETYNLGHLISVGVRHFEVTGEHSLLTVARAAAGFLQHLADDKPLELARSAICPSHYMAVIELYRATGEDQYLRLAEKFVEVRDDFQGGDDNQDRLPVREQKTVAGHAVRANYLYAGLADLVNETDDDELEAVLVGLWNDVVDTKLYITGGCGALYDGASPYGFPWQSEISRVHQSYGRPYELPNTTAHNETCANIGMIFWSERMLALTGEARYADVIERIAYNSLLSGVSLAGTEFFYTNPLRQVRELPFALRMPGDTNLRPIPDPPPSDARLRQRYMSCFCCPPNVARVLTRFHERAAAVTSDGVRFTLYGGSTVDAELEPGARVRLTEVSDYPWNGTVTVTVDEAPDRDLRVELRVPGWVTGATVRVNDEVPTAVESSTYAVLERRWQAGDRIVLELPMPARVLRGHRLAEDVTNQVAVVRGPLVYAVESHDLPEGLRVEQVGLRRSAVFSPITVDVAGHELVALEGTAVALPPAGTELYSDVPHDAVDEFAVRLIPYFAWGNRGPSEMSVWMPVVWS from the coding sequence ATGCCGACCACCAAGCAAGGGCGCTCGGGCCGCACTGGATCGAACGCGACGGTGCGCTTCAGCAGCGGGTTCTGGGCCGGCGTGCAGCGTCGCATCGGCGAGACCACGGTTCCCGCCATGGGCAACGACCTCCGCGACGACTCGGTGAGCCCCGCCTGGCGCAACTTCCGCATCGCTGCGGGGCTCGATGAGGGCGCCCACGCTGGCCCTCCCTTTCTCGACGGCGACTTCTACAAGTGGCTCGAAGCCGCACTGAACGAGTACGAGGTGCGCCCGACCGATGCCCTCAAGTCGATGATCGACGAATCGGTCGAGCTCATCGCGAGCGTGCAGCGTGACGACGGATACCTGCACACTCCGACCCTCATCGCGAGCCGCACTGCCGAGGGTGCCCTCGCCCTCGCCGACCGCTTTCACTTCGAGACCTACAACCTCGGGCATCTCATCAGCGTAGGTGTGCGGCACTTCGAGGTGACCGGCGAGCACTCTCTGTTGACGGTGGCACGCGCCGCCGCTGGCTTTCTGCAGCACCTCGCCGACGACAAGCCCCTCGAACTCGCCCGATCGGCCATCTGCCCCTCGCACTACATGGCGGTCATCGAGCTGTACCGAGCGACGGGCGAAGACCAGTACCTTCGGCTCGCCGAGAAGTTCGTCGAGGTTCGCGACGACTTTCAGGGCGGCGACGACAACCAAGACCGGCTTCCGGTGCGCGAGCAGAAGACCGTCGCCGGCCACGCAGTGCGCGCCAACTATCTCTACGCAGGGCTCGCCGACCTCGTGAACGAGACCGACGACGACGAGCTCGAAGCGGTGCTCGTCGGGCTGTGGAACGACGTGGTCGACACGAAGCTCTACATCACGGGCGGGTGCGGGGCACTCTATGACGGGGCATCGCCCTACGGCTTTCCGTGGCAGTCAGAGATCTCTCGCGTGCATCAGTCGTACGGTCGCCCCTACGAGCTGCCGAACACGACAGCCCACAACGAGACGTGCGCCAACATCGGCATGATCTTCTGGAGCGAGCGGATGCTCGCGCTCACCGGTGAGGCTCGCTACGCCGATGTGATCGAGCGCATCGCCTACAACAGCCTGCTCTCGGGCGTGAGCCTCGCGGGCACCGAGTTCTTCTACACCAACCCCCTTCGTCAGGTGCGAGAGCTGCCGTTCGCACTGCGCATGCCCGGCGACACGAACCTGCGACCGATTCCCGACCCTCCGCCCTCAGACGCGCGGCTGCGTCAGCGGTACATGTCGTGCTTCTGCTGCCCGCCCAACGTGGCCCGCGTGCTCACGCGGTTTCACGAGCGAGCGGCAGCGGTCACGAGTGACGGAGTGCGCTTCACCCTCTACGGCGGCTCGACCGTCGATGCCGAGCTCGAGCCGGGTGCGAGAGTGCGGCTCACCGAGGTCAGCGACTACCCCTGGAACGGCACCGTCACCGTCACGGTCGACGAGGCGCCCGATCGCGACCTGCGTGTCGAGCTGCGGGTTCCGGGTTGGGTGACCGGCGCCACCGTCAGGGTCAACGACGAGGTGCCCACGGCTGTCGAGAGTTCGACCTACGCGGTACTCGAGCGTCGGTGGCAGGCGGGCGACCGCATCGTGCTCGAGCTTCCGATGCCCGCACGAGTGCTGCGTGGTCACCGGCTCGCCGAAGACGTGACCAACCAGGTCGCTGTCGTGCGCGGACCGCTCGTGTATGCCGTCGAGAGCCACGATCTGCCCGAGGGCCTGCGGGTCGAGCAAGTGGGCCTTCGTCGGTCGGCGGTGTTCTCGCCGATCACCGTCGATGTGGCCGGCCACGAGCTCGTCGCGCTCGAGGGCACCGCGGTCGCCCTCCCGCCCGCGGGCACCGAGCTGTACAGCGATGTGCCGCACGACGCCGTCGACGAGTTCGCCGTCAGGCTCATCCCCTACTTCGCGTGGGGCAATCGCGGCCCGTCGGAGATGTCGGTGTGGATGCCGGTGGTGTGGTCATGA